The proteins below are encoded in one region of Sphingobacterium sp. R2:
- a CDS encoding ATP-dependent RecD-like DNA helicase: MFIKNLLIQQFPWQATDQQLEAFGLLEEFLLAFDKQSCFVLKGYAGTGKTTLISALVKVLPALRKKAVLLAPTGRAAKVITYYSGRKALTIHKKIYRKKSAVSFQLDFTLAENLHEDTLFIIDEASMISNAPVNAFSGSLLDDLIRYVQSGKNCTLLFVGDTAQLPPVGLLDSPALNPSYLESEFHLCVYPFELTSVVRQSKDSGILYNATKIREEITSAEEDQEDFPFPKFITKGFKDLYRMTGERLIEGINYAYDKYGLENTMIICRSNRSANLYNQNIRNRILFRDEELTGGDYIMVVKNNYFWLQENNMGDGFIANGDMAKVRKVSNIHDQHGFRFADVTLEFVDIDEIEPITCRVILDSLYTDSPNLPYETQKTLYEEIALDYADIMDKKDRLEAIKKDPYYNALQIKFAFAITCHKAQGGQWPIVFVDQGYINDEMLDLEFLRWLYTGVTRATQELFLVNFNENFYPS; the protein is encoded by the coding sequence GTGTTCATCAAAAATCTGTTAATACAACAATTCCCGTGGCAGGCCACCGATCAGCAGCTGGAAGCCTTCGGATTATTGGAAGAATTTCTACTCGCTTTTGACAAGCAATCCTGCTTTGTTCTGAAAGGGTATGCTGGTACGGGAAAGACTACGTTAATTTCGGCGCTGGTTAAAGTACTGCCAGCACTACGCAAAAAAGCTGTCCTGCTGGCTCCAACGGGTAGGGCTGCAAAAGTGATTACCTATTATTCGGGTCGAAAAGCACTCACCATCCACAAGAAAATCTATCGAAAAAAATCTGCTGTTTCATTTCAGCTGGATTTCACCTTAGCGGAAAACCTTCATGAAGATACCCTATTTATTATCGATGAAGCGTCAATGATATCCAATGCTCCTGTAAATGCATTTTCAGGAAGTCTTTTGGATGACCTGATCCGCTATGTGCAATCCGGAAAGAACTGTACCCTGCTGTTTGTCGGAGATACCGCCCAGTTACCACCTGTGGGACTTCTGGACAGCCCCGCATTAAACCCAAGTTATCTTGAAAGTGAATTTCATCTCTGCGTTTATCCGTTTGAGCTGACGTCCGTTGTCCGGCAGTCCAAAGATTCCGGTATATTGTACAATGCGACAAAAATACGCGAAGAGATAACCTCTGCAGAAGAAGATCAAGAAGACTTTCCTTTTCCAAAATTCATAACTAAAGGATTCAAAGACCTTTACAGAATGACAGGTGAACGGTTAATAGAGGGTATAAACTATGCCTATGATAAATATGGACTCGAAAATACAATGATTATCTGCCGTTCAAATCGCTCTGCAAATTTGTACAACCAAAACATAAGGAACAGGATTTTGTTTCGGGACGAAGAACTGACCGGTGGAGATTATATTATGGTGGTGAAGAACAACTACTTCTGGCTGCAGGAAAACAACATGGGCGATGGTTTTATTGCAAATGGCGATATGGCCAAAGTACGAAAAGTAAGTAACATCCACGATCAGCATGGTTTTCGGTTTGCAGATGTCACACTTGAATTTGTAGACATTGACGAAATAGAACCGATCACCTGCCGCGTGATCCTAGACAGCCTCTATACCGACAGTCCCAACCTGCCTTATGAGACCCAGAAGACACTCTACGAAGAGATTGCTTTGGATTATGCCGACATTATGGATAAAAAAGACCGCCTAGAAGCGATCAAAAAGGATCCTTATTATAATGCGCTTCAGATTAAATTTGCATTTGCAATTACCTGCCATAAAGCGCAAGGGGGCCAGTGGCCAATTGTCTTTGTCGATCAGGGGTATATAAACGATGAGATGTTAGATCTTGAATTTTTAAGATGGTTGTATACCGGAGTAACACGGGCAACGCAGGAGCTATTTCTCGT
- a CDS encoding DUF3822 family protein: MNYISKQFNIHYLPEYNLLVKAGFQKDILAVVDKKSVAPIVIEYPSEEPILDATRIMSLPFRFVRVVIPHQTFTFIPKEFFLSDNISDYLQFLGTSDLENTFSYSLDNLNLVAVYQFDGLLLNRWRRLFPDAVILPEFAVVLDRAQERVSIRGSVLGIHFVAENAVDFYLFKNGVFQLYNSFEIHTLDDISYYVLNILTQFNLGDSINKVLLSGEIPNESYYRRISTYTADIEILDLKTKVVLADREVESNLAPYNVLFDSILCE, from the coding sequence ATGAATTATATTTCAAAACAATTTAATATCCATTATTTACCGGAGTACAATCTTTTGGTCAAAGCTGGCTTCCAGAAGGATATCTTGGCGGTGGTTGATAAAAAATCAGTCGCCCCCATCGTGATCGAATATCCGTCGGAAGAGCCGATTTTGGATGCGACACGCATCATGAGCCTTCCGTTTCGATTTGTCCGCGTTGTGATACCCCATCAGACATTTACATTTATTCCAAAAGAATTTTTTCTAAGCGATAATATTAGCGATTACCTACAATTTTTAGGTACATCCGATCTTGAAAACACATTTAGCTATTCTTTAGATAATCTTAATTTAGTTGCTGTATATCAGTTTGATGGATTGTTATTAAATAGATGGAGGAGGTTGTTTCCTGATGCTGTGATACTTCCCGAATTCGCTGTCGTGCTTGACCGCGCACAGGAGCGCGTTTCGATTAGAGGCAGCGTCTTAGGAATTCATTTTGTGGCTGAAAATGCTGTCGACTTTTATCTGTTTAAAAACGGAGTTTTTCAGCTCTATAATAGTTTTGAAATTCATACGCTGGATGATATTAGCTATTATGTGCTTAATATCTTAACGCAATTCAACCTTGGCGACTCCATTAATAAAGTGCTTCTTTCAGGGGAAATCCCAAATGAATCTTATTATAGACGTATCTCAACGTATACTGCTGATATCGAAATATTGGATTTGAAAACAAAAGTTGTATTGGCTGATAGGGAGGTGGAATCAAATCTGGCTCCATATAATGTATTATTTGATTCTATATTATGCGAATAA
- the rsmD gene encoding 16S rRNA (guanine(966)-N(2))-methyltransferase RsmD, whose amino-acid sequence MRIIGGRLGGLRLNPPTNLPVRPTTDIAKEALFNILQNKLDFDGLACLDLFAGTGNISFELASRDVAHVDAIDLHFKCVQYINDTAKKMKLEQIKARKADVFKFIASCKHTYDFIFADPPYDIPKLPQLPKLIFDQQLLREGGLLVVEHPSTRQMEDHPNFIETRKYGYSSFSFYAKTI is encoded by the coding sequence ATGCGAATAATCGGAGGTCGTTTAGGAGGCTTAAGGCTCAATCCACCAACAAATTTACCTGTGCGACCAACCACGGATATCGCCAAAGAAGCGCTGTTTAATATTTTACAGAACAAGCTGGATTTTGATGGTTTAGCATGCCTGGATCTTTTTGCAGGAACAGGGAATATCAGTTTTGAGCTCGCATCGCGGGATGTAGCGCATGTGGATGCGATAGACCTTCATTTCAAATGCGTGCAATACATCAATGATACAGCGAAGAAGATGAAATTGGAGCAGATTAAAGCTAGGAAAGCCGATGTGTTTAAATTTATTGCTAGCTGTAAGCATACTTATGATTTTATTTTTGCAGATCCACCTTATGATATTCCTAAATTACCACAATTACCAAAACTAATTTTTGATCAACAATTACTGCGTGAAGGTGGGCTCCTTGTCGTTGAGCATCCATCAACAAGGCAGATGGAAGATCATCCAAATTTTATAGAAACTAGAAAATACGGGTATTCATCATTTTCTTTTTACGCTAAGACTATCTAA
- the coaD gene encoding pantetheine-phosphate adenylyltransferase codes for MKIAVFPGSFDPFTLAHQDLVERAMPLFDKIIIAVGYNANKKGMLDHDERVDSISRVFNNVSGVEVHKYKGLTVEFCRQVEARFILRGLRNTSDFEFENAIAQNNLLLNNEVESYFLMSRSGTAHISSSIVRDVWFNGGDISAMVPVAILSLLNEKDK; via the coding sequence ATGAAAATTGCTGTTTTTCCGGGATCATTTGACCCTTTTACTTTAGCCCATCAAGATCTTGTTGAAAGAGCAATGCCGCTATTTGATAAAATCATTATTGCGGTAGGTTATAACGCCAATAAAAAAGGAATGTTAGATCACGACGAACGGGTAGATTCAATTAGTCGTGTTTTTAACAACGTAAGCGGGGTTGAGGTGCATAAATATAAAGGCTTAACCGTGGAGTTCTGCAGGCAGGTTGAAGCCCGTTTTATATTACGTGGGCTCCGGAATACCAGTGATTTCGAATTTGAAAATGCCATTGCTCAGAATAATCTGCTGCTCAATAATGAGGTGGAAAGTTATTTCTTGATGAGTAGATCCGGAACAGCTCATATTTCTTCGTCCATTGTTAGGGATGTCTGGTTTAATGGAGGCGATATCAGTGCAATGGTGCCCGTTGCCATTCTGTCGCTGTTGAATGAAAAAGATAAATAA
- a CDS encoding aldo/keto reductase, translating into MEKVKLGNSEIEFKPLVFGGNVFGWTIDEKQSFALLDAFVDMGFSLIDTSNNYSHWVPGHSGSESETIIGKWISKRDSRDKIQIATKVGGRRIDNSKPNLKKEYIIKSVEDSLLRLNVDTIDLYQSHHDDLTTQIDETLEAYHHLIQTGKIKWIGASNLSPERIAESLRIAEEHNLPAYIAMQPEYNLDDRVKYEKQYEQLAIDNHLGVISYYSLASGFLSGKYRSLDDIKEVKRYDALKNRFNARGLRILDALAEIAHSQQASMSAIALAWILHRPSVTAPIVSATSIKQLEELSRALEIKLTPEEYYLLDKASS; encoded by the coding sequence ATGGAAAAAGTAAAACTCGGAAATAGTGAAATTGAATTCAAACCGCTTGTCTTTGGTGGAAATGTATTTGGGTGGACCATAGATGAGAAGCAATCCTTCGCCCTTTTGGATGCCTTTGTCGATATGGGATTCAGCCTGATCGATACATCTAATAATTACTCGCATTGGGTGCCGGGGCACAGCGGATCTGAATCAGAAACAATCATTGGCAAATGGATCAGCAAAAGAGATAGCCGTGATAAAATTCAGATTGCTACAAAAGTCGGTGGAAGACGGATAGATAATAGCAAACCTAATCTGAAAAAAGAATATATCATTAAATCTGTGGAAGATTCGCTCTTGCGCCTCAATGTAGATACAATTGATCTTTATCAATCGCATCATGATGATCTGACAACACAAATCGATGAAACACTGGAGGCTTACCATCACCTGATCCAGACTGGAAAAATAAAATGGATCGGTGCATCAAATCTCAGTCCGGAACGTATTGCGGAATCCCTCCGGATTGCTGAAGAGCACAATCTGCCCGCTTATATTGCTATGCAGCCGGAATACAACCTTGACGACCGAGTGAAATATGAAAAACAGTATGAACAATTGGCCATTGACAATCACCTGGGTGTAATCAGCTACTATTCACTCGCCAGTGGCTTCCTCTCGGGTAAATACCGCTCTTTGGATGATATAAAAGAGGTAAAGCGCTACGATGCATTAAAAAACAGGTTTAATGCCCGCGGTCTACGTATTCTAGATGCCCTGGCTGAAATAGCCCATAGCCAACAAGCAAGCATGTCAGCCATTGCATTAGCCTGGATTTTACATAGACCTTCGGTTACAGCGCCTATTGTAAGTGCAACCAGTATCAAGCAGCTCGAAGAACTCAGCAGAGCTCTCGAAATCAAACTTACACCTGAAGAGTACTACCTATTGGACAAAGCAAGCTCTTAG
- a CDS encoding SDR family oxidoreductase: MSTSVGSLSLLSNPDWPAYNYAKYGVYEISKAALKRYTIQLAYELRDTNIKVNAVYPGLTKTDFTYFNGGEVN, translated from the coding sequence TTGAGTACCAGCGTTGGCTCTCTTTCATTACTAAGTAATCCTGATTGGCCTGCCTACAACTATGCTAAATACGGAGTTTACGAAATATCAAAAGCGGCTCTAAAAAGGTACACAATCCAGCTAGCATATGAACTCCGTGATACAAATATTAAAGTAAATGCCGTTTATCCCGGACTTACGAAAACCGATTTTACATACTTTAATGGCGGCGAAGTCAATTAA
- a CDS encoding DUF3267 domain-containing protein: MKYSVVICRFPGYYHISTDLLLLNVVRFKNLESKDFPLFFLFLSMKESNPNLGNAQELTINAVQAQLRSFAYFLPFALIFGLAFYALWPQKLSIANYKAAFPSGTAGIASLILIIIAGVIVHELIHGITWARYAASGFRSIRFGILWKSITPYCHCKEPLKVRDYQIGAAAPGIILGILPSVVALFLGNILWLAFGLFFTMAAGGDLMIILMLNKQGRANLVQDHPSKIGCLIYPKEGLNRQ, translated from the coding sequence TTGAAATATTCTGTAGTCATCTGTAGATTTCCTGGATATTATCATATCAGTACAGATCTTTTGCTATTGAATGTTGTTCGCTTTAAGAATTTAGAAAGTAAGGACTTTCCACTTTTTTTTCTATTTTTAAGTATGAAAGAATCCAATCCAAATCTTGGAAATGCTCAGGAGCTAACGATTAATGCCGTTCAGGCGCAGCTTAGGTCATTTGCCTACTTCTTGCCATTTGCGCTGATCTTTGGTCTTGCCTTTTACGCGCTATGGCCGCAAAAGCTTTCTATTGCGAATTATAAAGCCGCTTTTCCGTCGGGTACAGCTGGGATTGCCTCGCTGATACTCATTATTATTGCGGGAGTGATTGTACATGAGCTTATTCACGGCATCACTTGGGCCAGATATGCCGCCTCGGGATTCCGGTCCATTCGCTTCGGCATCTTATGGAAGTCCATCACGCCTTACTGTCATTGCAAAGAACCGCTGAAGGTGAGAGATTATCAGATCGGTGCGGCCGCTCCCGGTATAATCCTAGGCATATTACCTTCGGTAGTCGCCCTGTTTTTAGGCAATATATTGTGGCTGGCATTCGGACTGTTTTTTACGATGGCAGCAGGTGGAGATTTAATGATTATACTTATGCTCAACAAGCAAGGTAGGGCAAACTTAGTACAGGACCATCCCTCCAAAATTGGCTGCCTGATTTATCCCAAAGAGGGCCTGAACCGGCAATAG
- a CDS encoding NAD-dependent epimerase/dehydratase family protein: MKVFVTGATGFVGTAVVQELLKAGHKVLGLARSEESAKKLINAGAEPHVGDLMDFESLKSGAKLSDAVIHLGFVHDFSRFPEMCILDSKVIEAIGDALVGTDKPFLITSGTALFSKDGITTENDRAMNHPHPRIATENAADDQVAKGVNVSVIRLSPSVHGEGDEIGFVSLFIKIAKEKGVSAIICEGKNH; the protein is encoded by the coding sequence ATGAAAGTATTTGTTACAGGCGCTACAGGTTTCGTAGGAACAGCTGTAGTACAGGAATTATTAAAAGCTGGTCACAAGGTTCTAGGTTTGGCAAGATCAGAAGAATCTGCTAAAAAATTAATTAACGCAGGAGCAGAGCCCCATGTTGGTGACCTGATGGATTTTGAAAGCTTAAAGTCAGGAGCCAAACTCTCCGATGCTGTGATCCATTTAGGATTTGTTCACGATTTTAGTCGTTTTCCCGAAATGTGCATTTTAGATAGTAAAGTGATCGAAGCTATCGGAGATGCGCTGGTTGGAACTGATAAACCCTTTCTGATTACTTCTGGAACTGCGCTGTTTTCAAAAGATGGAATAACAACGGAGAATGACAGAGCGATGAACCATCCGCATCCAAGGATTGCTACTGAAAATGCAGCGGATGATCAGGTTGCGAAAGGCGTAAATGTTTCGGTGATCAGATTATCTCCCTCAGTGCACGGTGAGGGGGATGAAATAGGTTTTGTTTCATTATTTATAAAAATAGCAAAAGAAAAAGGCGTCTCAGCCATCATTTGCGAAGGAAAGAACCACTGA
- a CDS encoding alpha/beta hydrolase yields the protein MTKIFLLLFCTLTTLIGRAQTEKIYSKAYGKSENPAIIFIHGGPRGNSTLFEGTTAENLARKGFYVIVYDRRGEGRSIDKTAKFTFQEAISDLNSIYERYNIKKANIIAHSFGGLVGTLFTEQNPGKVNSLILAGALFSQQETYNHILETTRKIYKKKNDTLMLSKISEIEKLAKNSAEYRKQCYEIASMNNYFKMPFPTNEANQLRENYEDSEYGKSNIRNDDAPILFYKNESKNNIDTKPILKKLEKENVKLFAIYGLQDKIFSENQLSDMKKIVGKQNFKTIDNCSHYPFVDQQKQFIEIIEKWVK from the coding sequence ATGACAAAAATATTTTTACTGCTTTTTTGTACGCTGACAACATTAATTGGAAGAGCTCAAACGGAAAAGATTTACTCAAAAGCATACGGAAAAAGTGAAAACCCGGCAATAATTTTCATTCACGGCGGACCAAGAGGAAACTCAACACTATTTGAAGGAACAACTGCAGAAAATTTAGCAAGAAAAGGTTTTTATGTTATCGTTTATGACAGACGTGGTGAAGGTCGTTCAATCGACAAAACTGCAAAGTTTACGTTTCAAGAAGCAATTAGCGATTTAAATAGCATTTACGAAAGATATAATATCAAAAAAGCAAATATCATTGCTCATAGCTTTGGTGGCTTGGTTGGAACACTCTTTACAGAACAAAATCCTGGAAAAGTAAATTCATTAATTCTTGCAGGTGCACTTTTTTCACAACAAGAAACGTACAACCATATTTTGGAAACAACACGAAAAATCTACAAAAAAAAGAATGACACCTTAATGCTTTCCAAAATTTCCGAAATTGAAAAATTAGCTAAAAATTCGGCTGAATACAGAAAGCAATGTTACGAAATTGCAAGTATGAACAACTATTTCAAAATGCCATTTCCGACAAATGAAGCAAACCAATTGCGAGAAAATTATGAAGATAGTGAATACGGAAAAAGCAATATTCGAAATGACGACGCTCCTATTTTGTTCTATAAAAATGAAAGCAAAAATAATATTGACACCAAACCTATATTAAAAAAACTAGAAAAAGAGAATGTAAAATTATTTGCAATTTATGGTTTACAGGACAAAATCTTTTCAGAAAATCAATTAAGCGATATGAAGAAAATAGTTGGAAAACAAAATTTCAAAACAATTGACAATTGCTCGCATTATCCATTTGTTGACCAGCAAAAGCAATTCATTGAGATAATCGAAAAGTGGGTTAAATAA
- a CDS encoding DUF1810 domain-containing protein, translating into MELKRFLDAQNQVYLTALSEIKNGRKTSHWMWYVFPQLRGLGSSAISDEYGISGVSEAISYLAHPVLGKHLIEISEALLQLDGFTAEEIFGYPDSLKLRSCMTLFAMVSDTENIFDNVLKKYFDGVADERTVSAIRAKNIS; encoded by the coding sequence ATGGAATTAAAAAGGTTTTTGGATGCCCAGAACCAAGTTTATCTGACGGCACTTTCTGAAATCAAAAATGGCAGGAAGACTTCCCATTGGATGTGGTATGTGTTCCCGCAGCTCAGGGGTTTGGGAAGTAGTGCAATTTCCGACGAATATGGCATCTCCGGTGTGTCTGAAGCAATCTCATATTTGGCCCACCCCGTTCTTGGGAAGCACCTGATTGAAATTTCAGAAGCCCTCCTACAGCTCGATGGCTTTACGGCAGAAGAAATATTCGGTTATCCCGATTCCCTCAAGTTGCGCTCCTGCATGACATTATTTGCCATGGTTAGCGATACTGAAAATATATTTGATAACGTCCTCAAAAAATATTTTGACGGTGTTGCTGACGAGCGGACAGTATCGGCGATCAGAGCAAAAAATATAAGCTAA
- a CDS encoding ClbS/DfsB family four-helix bundle protein: MIQFNTSSPYTDARGRIRKWKKERNIK; encoded by the coding sequence ATGATTCAGTTTAACACGTCTTCGCCTTATACCGATGCAAGAGGGCGAATTCGTAAGTGGAAAAAAGAACGTAACATTAAATAA
- a CDS encoding SDR family oxidoreductase, which produces MQNIKDKVAYITGGTKGIGFGIAKSLIEAGVKVAISGRNTEDLEKAKHELGNQNVIAIQADVTDFEDEKKAVDAIVEKFGKLDIIIANAGMGTFAPVDEMSLDDWNAMINTNLTGAFHTLKAGVEQLKENKGYFISIASLAGTNFFAQGAGYNATKFGLVGFTQAAMLDLRNYDVKCTTIMPGSVTSNFNGHTPNEEDHWKIQPADIGQMVVDLLKMNQNVLPSKIEVRPTKTK; this is translated from the coding sequence ATGCAAAATATTAAGGATAAAGTGGCCTATATAACTGGCGGAACAAAAGGGATAGGTTTTGGAATAGCGAAATCGCTTATTGAAGCAGGAGTAAAGGTAGCTATTTCTGGCCGTAACACGGAAGATTTAGAAAAAGCAAAACACGAATTAGGAAATCAGAATGTAATCGCAATCCAAGCAGACGTGACAGATTTTGAAGATGAAAAAAAGGCTGTCGATGCAATCGTTGAAAAATTTGGAAAGCTGGATATCATTATTGCCAATGCGGGTATGGGGACTTTTGCTCCCGTAGACGAAATGTCACTTGACGATTGGAATGCCATGATCAACACCAACCTGACCGGGGCTTTTCATACCCTTAAAGCCGGTGTCGAACAGCTAAAGGAAAATAAAGGATATTTTATTTCAATCGCATCATTAGCTGGAACAAATTTCTTTGCCCAAGGTGCAGGGTATAATGCGACCAAATTTGGTCTTGTGGGATTTACACAAGCCGCAATGCTTGACCTTAGGAATTATGATGTGAAATGTACTACCATAATGCCGGGATCAGTTACCTCAAATTTCAATGGTCATACCCCTAACGAAGAGGATCATTGGAAAATTCAACCCGCTGATATCGGACAAATGGTGGTAGATCTATTGAAAATGAATCAGAATGTACTTCCAAGTAAGATCGAAGTACGTCCGACAAAAACAAAATAA
- a CDS encoding transcriptional regulator, with amino-acid sequence MIQQYEKYKGIHPGIILDRELKKRSIKQRPFALSIEEHPQTFNAITKGKRRFSTSLALKIERELGLEEGTLVILQAFYEIQKIKEKESKSTPKLNVLSKALFWDTDIQQIDWERQYRAVIQRVFERGNETDKEEIIRFYGAEKVEKALQDSNIRSPYTIYRPNKITG; translated from the coding sequence ATGATTCAGCAATACGAAAAATACAAAGGTATCCATCCAGGGATTATACTTGATAGAGAATTAAAAAAACGTTCTATCAAGCAACGCCCTTTTGCTTTATCTATAGAAGAACATCCTCAAACTTTTAATGCAATTACCAAAGGTAAAAGAAGATTTAGCACCTCATTGGCATTAAAGATTGAACGAGAACTTGGATTGGAAGAAGGTACTTTGGTGATATTGCAAGCATTTTATGAAATCCAAAAGATCAAAGAAAAAGAAAGCAAAAGCACTCCTAAGCTGAATGTTTTGAGCAAGGCTTTGTTTTGGGATACAGATATTCAGCAAATAGATTGGGAACGACAGTATAGGGCTGTTATTCAACGTGTTTTTGAACGAGGAAATGAAACTGATAAGGAAGAAATCATTCGTTTTTATGGAGCTGAAAAAGTAGAAAAGGCTTTGCAGGATTCTAATATCAGAAGCCCATATACCATATACAGACCCAATAAAATTACCGGCTAA
- a CDS encoding PepSY-associated TM helix domain-containing protein — translation MNTTNGQVDYLGIKRRPFLFQLSFLHYNPGTYWRYFSDTFAISIIIVIITGLIMNKGDRGFFGIRGIEFALGIIIPLLFLIF, via the coding sequence ATTAACACCACAAACGGGCAGGTGGACTATCTAGGGATCAAAAGACGCCCCTTTCTCTTCCAGTTATCCTTTCTACACTATAATCCAGGTACTTATTGGAGGTATTTTTCCGATACTTTTGCCATTAGTATCATCATTGTTATCATTACCGGGTTGATTATGAACAAAGGTGACCGAGGTTTCTTCGGTATCCGTGGGATTGAATTTGCCTTAGGTATTATCATTCCACTGTTGTTTTTGATTTTTTGA
- a CDS encoding flavodoxin domain-containing protein, producing MIETLMAAINIGSMPAVSAERIFISHIIWLQIGGPIDHTWPVILLIAALGFIVYILFGIILKNKKLSAAVYIPENIYSALDAEYILLVGSETGGTRIFAQKFFNQLINSGLKTYMTDMDNYTEYPQVKYLMVLISTYGEGDASSSASRFLNLLQKISNPNCTIIERKG from the coding sequence ATGATTGAAACATTAATGGCTGCAATAAATATTGGCAGCATGCCAGCGGTTTCCGCAGAGAGAATATTTATTAGTCATATTATTTGGCTACAGATAGGTGGTCCTATTGATCATACTTGGCCCGTTATATTACTCATTGCGGCATTAGGGTTTATAGTCTATATTTTATTCGGTATTATTTTAAAAAATAAAAAGTTGTCCGCAGCAGTATACATACCGGAGAATATCTATTCGGCACTGGATGCTGAATATATTTTATTAGTAGGTTCGGAGACCGGTGGCACCCGAATTTTTGCGCAAAAGTTTTTTAACCAATTAATAAATAGTGGTTTAAAAACCTACATGACCGATATGGATAATTATACTGAATATCCTCAAGTCAAATATTTAATGGTGCTTATTAGCACCTATGGGGAAGGTGATGCTTCTTCAAGTGCTTCCCGTTTTTTAAACCTATTGCAGAAAATATCGAACCCAAACTGCACAATTATCGAAAGGAAGGGGTAA
- a CDS encoding winged helix-turn-helix transcriptional regulator, giving the protein MSEIEKIETVCPSDIFLQVIKGKCKTTLIMLIGKNRNRFTEMKKTLPTISERTIAKQLRELEADGIISRKVFNEVPLRVEYYLTEYGESIYPIVRDMRKWGHIHLKHLENAYRNQSK; this is encoded by the coding sequence ATGTCAGAAATAGAAAAGATTGAAACCGTTTGCCCATCGGATATTTTTCTGCAAGTCATAAAGGGTAAGTGTAAGACTACATTAATTATGCTTATAGGGAAAAATAGGAACCGTTTTACGGAGATGAAAAAGACACTGCCCACAATTAGTGAGCGTACGATTGCAAAACAACTTAGGGAATTGGAAGCCGATGGTATTATTAGCCGAAAGGTTTTCAATGAAGTTCCTTTACGAGTTGAATATTATTTAACAGAATACGGCGAAAGTATTTATCCGATCGTCCGCGATATGCGTAAATGGGGACACATACATTTAAAGCATTTGGAAAATGCTTATCGAAATCAATCGAAATGA